The following coding sequences are from one Paenibacillus sp. JDR-2 window:
- a CDS encoding FxLYD domain-containing protein has translation MKLYCHHCVREHDADAVYCSRCGRLLEPERNLQHGTDDQAAAFEEWDIAKDQASSALETSQPPLKQTGRGSLFIGLIPVIVLFGIAAVLLSYYLYEARLNNRVLDWQNAARQEALAGKYEEAFRQLNKAADARPDFKPVQADLKVVEEALSLDRTLTEIQQRLDDQDLGEASIQLEQVKSKLRGREEPIFGRVRDLVDEMSTKVTVLQVSAEYESMTGIDDLAGEYNQVKGLSGDEALALRQKIEAKIADISYDEADAMRKKKNFSAAITAAQKGLIYAPDNDKLTKLYDRIVVEKKNFEDAEQQRIEQAMQKAAEEDLINQTAAVKVKHIDAQLDLFGDFNVKGELLNAATRPIYSVVIEYTVHDSEGKVITTGKVDATPSYIEAGETFSFSFVVHHVQDENATVAIDHMTWYLD, from the coding sequence ATGAAATTGTATTGCCATCATTGCGTTAGGGAGCATGATGCGGATGCCGTATACTGCAGCAGATGCGGCAGGCTGCTGGAGCCAGAGCGGAATTTGCAGCACGGAACAGATGATCAGGCGGCAGCGTTTGAAGAATGGGATATAGCAAAGGACCAGGCAAGCTCAGCATTGGAGACGTCGCAACCGCCGTTAAAGCAGACTGGCCGGGGCAGTTTGTTCATCGGACTGATCCCCGTCATTGTACTCTTTGGTATTGCAGCGGTACTGTTGTCCTATTATTTATATGAAGCCAGATTAAATAACCGAGTCCTGGATTGGCAGAATGCTGCCAGACAGGAGGCATTGGCGGGTAAATACGAGGAGGCATTCCGGCAGCTGAACAAAGCGGCGGATGCGCGTCCGGATTTCAAGCCGGTGCAGGCAGATTTGAAGGTTGTGGAAGAGGCTTTATCGCTTGACCGTACGTTGACGGAAATTCAGCAGCGCCTGGACGACCAGGATCTGGGCGAAGCATCTATCCAGCTGGAGCAGGTGAAGTCGAAGCTTCGCGGACGGGAAGAGCCGATTTTTGGCAGAGTACGGGATCTGGTTGACGAAATGTCGACGAAGGTAACGGTGCTTCAAGTATCGGCGGAGTATGAGAGCATGACCGGTATTGACGACCTTGCGGGGGAGTATAACCAGGTGAAGGGCTTGTCCGGAGACGAGGCGCTTGCGCTGCGACAGAAGATCGAAGCGAAGATTGCGGATATCAGCTATGACGAGGCCGACGCGATGCGTAAGAAGAAGAACTTCTCGGCGGCTATTACGGCAGCGCAAAAAGGGCTCATCTACGCGCCTGACAACGATAAGCTGACTAAGCTGTATGACCGGATTGTAGTAGAGAAGAAAAACTTCGAAGACGCGGAGCAGCAGCGGATTGAGCAGGCGATGCAGAAGGCGGCGGAAGAGGATCTGATCAATCAGACGGCGGCGGTTAAAGTGAAGCATATCGATGCGCAGCTTGATCTTTTTGGCGATTTTAACGTGAAGGGGGAACTGCTCAACGCAGCTACCCGGCCGATTTATTCCGTGGTCATTGAATATACGGTTCATGATTCGGAAGGAAAAGTGATTACAACGGGCAAGGTGGATGCAACCCCTTCTTATATTGAGGCGGGCGAGACGTTCAGCTTCTCCTTTGTTGTTCATCATGTGCAGGATGAGAATGCAACAGTGGCTATCGATCATATGACTTGGTATTTGGATTAG
- a CDS encoding superoxide dismutase: MAHQLPALPYAKDALEPHIDALTMEIHHGRHHNAYVTNLNAALEQAPELQDKSLEELLANNLAIVPDAIKTAVRNNGGGHANHSLFWEVIGPNGGGAPTGALAAAIDSELGGFDAFKAEFAKAATTRFGSGWAWLSVKDGKLKVSSLPNQDSPIFEGETPILGLDVWEHAYYLNYQNKRPDYIAAFWNVVNWAEVGKRYEAAV; the protein is encoded by the coding sequence ATGGCTCATCAATTACCTGCTTTGCCTTACGCTAAAGACGCTCTTGAACCGCATATCGACGCGCTTACAATGGAAATCCACCACGGCCGTCACCACAACGCTTACGTGACTAACCTGAACGCTGCTCTGGAACAAGCTCCTGAGCTGCAAGACAAGTCCCTGGAAGAACTGCTGGCTAACAACCTGGCAATCGTTCCGGACGCAATCAAAACGGCTGTACGCAACAACGGCGGCGGCCATGCAAACCACTCCCTCTTCTGGGAAGTAATCGGCCCTAACGGCGGCGGCGCTCCAACTGGCGCACTTGCTGCGGCAATCGACAGCGAACTGGGCGGCTTCGACGCGTTCAAAGCTGAATTCGCGAAAGCAGCTACAACTCGCTTCGGCAGCGGCTGGGCTTGGCTCTCCGTTAAAGACGGCAAGCTGAAAGTATCGAGCCTGCCTAACCAAGACAGCCCGATCTTCGAAGGCGAAACGCCTATCCTTGGTCTGGACGTTTGGGAGCATGCTTACTACCTGAACTACCAAAACAAACGCCCTGACTACATTGCAGCGTTCTGGAACGTTGTAAACTGGGCTGAAGTTGGCAAACGTTACGAAGCAGCTGTTTAA
- the isdE gene encoding heme ABC transporter substrate-binding protein IsdE, producing the protein MFARLAKMLVVTLSISALAACSSGNKPAQEPESTAANASKPAATESAKEETRIVSTTVAVTQIMDALELNLVGIPTSVKTLPDRYKEVKEVGNPMSPDMELVKSLRPTEVLSVTTLKVDLEPAFEAAKINATFLDLTSLASMEEAIKTLGQKYDRTGQATEVVSKIDEQIAEISKTTEGKTKPTVLILLGVPGSYLVATEKSYIGNLVQLAGGVNIASGAKVEYLASNTEYLQKSNPDIILRAAHGMPDEVIKMFDEEFKKNDIWKHFNAVKNGRVYDLPEELFGTTANLAAAEALKSLVPMLYPEEKDAA; encoded by the coding sequence ATGTTTGCCAGATTGGCGAAAATGCTGGTCGTAACTTTATCCATAAGCGCCTTAGCTGCTTGTTCCTCCGGCAATAAGCCGGCACAGGAGCCGGAATCGACCGCCGCAAATGCAAGCAAGCCCGCGGCAACGGAATCCGCGAAGGAAGAGACGCGTATCGTATCCACTACCGTAGCCGTTACTCAAATCATGGATGCGCTTGAGCTTAACCTTGTAGGCATTCCGACGAGCGTGAAGACGCTGCCGGATCGTTACAAGGAGGTTAAGGAAGTCGGAAATCCAATGAGTCCGGATATGGAGCTTGTGAAGTCGCTGCGTCCAACCGAGGTGTTGTCCGTCACCACGCTTAAGGTGGATTTGGAGCCGGCTTTCGAAGCAGCGAAGATTAACGCGACTTTCCTGGATCTGACGAGCCTTGCGAGCATGGAAGAGGCGATCAAGACTTTGGGGCAGAAGTATGACCGTACGGGGCAAGCGACGGAGGTCGTGAGTAAGATCGACGAGCAAATTGCCGAGATCAGCAAGACGACGGAGGGCAAAACAAAGCCGACTGTGCTTATTCTGCTTGGCGTTCCGGGCAGCTATCTCGTGGCGACGGAAAAATCCTATATCGGCAACCTTGTGCAGCTGGCCGGCGGCGTGAATATCGCGAGCGGAGCGAAGGTGGAGTATCTGGCTTCCAACACCGAATATTTGCAGAAGTCCAATCCGGACATAATTTTGCGAGCCGCTCACGGGATGCCTGACGAAGTTATCAAGATGTTTGACGAAGAGTTCAAGAAGAACGATATCTGGAAGCATTTTAACGCGGTGAAGAACGGGCGGGTCTACGATCTTCCGGAAGAGCTGTTTGGCACAACGGCTAACCTGGCCGCGGCCGAAGCGCTGAAATCGCTTGTTCCGATGTTGTATCCCGAAGAGAAGGATGCTGCATAA
- a CDS encoding FecCD family ABC transporter permease: MRKTISFAVVLLLLLGVTFWSMTTGSIKVGFIELIDGLINGNNEEVAVVRDLRLPRIIVSMLSGAALAVSGALLQAVMRNPLADAGVIGISSGAGFVSVLMVTIFPAMFFWMPVFSIAGGVLAFLLVYSLSWKSGLNPMRTLLVGVAINATFTGLGQSFNYRGSYAVTSVNQAISSIFTMKTWTDVQVLGLYGVIGLLLSLLVIPWCNMLSLQDKTAGSLGLNVARARIVISVIAVLLASVATAVGGLILFVGLLIPHISRLLIGSDHKALIPFSALAGALLILSADTIGRTVLAPTEIPASIIMTVIGGPFLVFMLRKGGREFGA; this comes from the coding sequence ATGAGAAAAACAATCAGCTTTGCCGTTGTCCTCCTGTTGCTTCTTGGCGTTACCTTCTGGTCGATGACAACGGGCAGCATTAAGGTTGGATTTATTGAGCTTATCGACGGATTAATAAACGGAAACAACGAAGAGGTGGCGGTCGTCCGCGATTTGCGGCTGCCCCGCATTATTGTCTCCATGCTCAGCGGAGCGGCGCTTGCCGTATCGGGTGCTCTTCTTCAGGCTGTCATGCGTAACCCGCTGGCGGATGCGGGGGTCATCGGAATCTCCTCCGGCGCCGGCTTTGTGTCCGTGCTGATGGTGACCATCTTTCCGGCAATGTTCTTCTGGATGCCTGTTTTTTCGATTGCCGGAGGCGTTCTTGCTTTCCTGCTCGTATATTCGTTGTCCTGGAAATCCGGACTTAACCCGATGAGAACCCTGCTGGTGGGCGTCGCGATCAACGCAACCTTCACGGGACTTGGGCAGTCCTTCAACTACCGGGGCAGCTATGCGGTGACGTCGGTGAACCAGGCGATCAGCTCGATCTTTACGATGAAGACGTGGACGGATGTCCAGGTGCTTGGTCTTTACGGGGTTATCGGCCTGCTGCTCTCGCTGCTGGTCATTCCATGGTGCAATATGCTGTCGCTCCAGGATAAGACGGCGGGCAGCCTCGGGCTGAACGTGGCCCGCGCGCGGATTGTGATTTCCGTTATTGCGGTCCTGCTTGCTTCGGTGGCTACTGCCGTTGGCGGTCTAATCCTGTTCGTAGGCCTGCTGATTCCGCATATCTCCAGGCTGCTTATCGGTTCCGACCATAAAGCGCTTATTCCGTTCTCGGCACTGGCCGGAGCGCTGCTTATTTTGTCCGCGGATACGATTGGACGCACGGTCCTGGCGCCTACCGAAATTCCCGCCTCGATTATTATGACCGTTATCGGCGGACCGTTTCTTGTCTTTATGCTGAGAAAAGGGGGACGCGAATTTGGAGCTTAA
- a CDS encoding S1C family serine protease, translated as MKKGTWISLIASVAVLCAGAGTAVYIHAEVPKQLSGLPLLADANAGAPKSLKDIIYATQKLVVMIETEDGTQGSGFVYNDKGDLITNAHVVAGASKVTVKTADARELEGDVIGISTETDVAVVRVAGLAGVEPLSMVRKDKAEIGDEVIAIGSPLGFQNTVTTGIVSGVGRSFEIKPYTYNDLYQISAPIAPGNSGGPLVDKKTGEVLGINSAGIEQSSIGFSIPIVNVLDMAEAWSEHPMKSLPEWKPSEDDSNVKKDASITEYAEYLVTHFYDSLNNADYVYAYSLLGGNWKLGTSYEVFRQGYMMTRNVVIDNIHVTKESNDEAIVTAIISVDERVDGEYRLSKYQVTYDVGYENDQLKLISGKGKVIKQGEEQDKPVKAK; from the coding sequence ATGAAAAAAGGAACATGGATTAGTCTCATCGCGTCTGTGGCGGTGCTCTGTGCGGGAGCGGGCACCGCTGTGTATATACATGCGGAGGTGCCGAAGCAGCTAAGCGGCCTGCCTTTACTCGCTGATGCTAACGCCGGCGCGCCTAAGTCGTTAAAGGATATTATTTACGCAACGCAAAAGCTGGTTGTCATGATCGAAACGGAGGACGGAACGCAAGGCTCGGGTTTCGTCTATAACGATAAAGGCGACCTGATTACCAATGCCCATGTGGTTGCCGGTGCGAGCAAGGTAACGGTAAAAACGGCCGATGCGCGCGAGCTCGAAGGAGATGTCATCGGCATCAGTACGGAGACTGACGTTGCGGTTGTACGGGTTGCCGGACTAGCGGGAGTAGAACCGCTTTCGATGGTACGGAAGGATAAGGCGGAGATTGGCGACGAAGTTATCGCGATCGGCAGTCCGCTTGGCTTCCAGAATACCGTTACGACCGGCATTGTCAGCGGCGTAGGCCGGAGCTTCGAGATCAAGCCTTACACGTATAACGATCTGTACCAGATCTCGGCGCCAATTGCTCCGGGCAACAGCGGCGGGCCGCTGGTCGATAAGAAGACCGGCGAGGTTCTGGGCATTAACTCCGCCGGGATCGAGCAAAGCTCGATTGGCTTCAGCATACCCATCGTAAACGTGCTGGATATGGCCGAGGCATGGTCGGAGCATCCGATGAAGTCCTTGCCGGAGTGGAAGCCATCCGAGGATGACAGTAATGTGAAGAAGGACGCATCGATTACCGAGTATGCGGAATATTTGGTTACTCACTTTTACGACAGTCTTAACAATGCCGACTATGTCTACGCTTATTCCCTGCTTGGCGGCAACTGGAAGCTTGGCACTAGCTACGAGGTGTTCCGTCAAGGTTACATGATGACCCGGAACGTCGTTATCGACAACATCCATGTCACCAAGGAGAGCAACGACGAGGCGATTGTCACGGCGATCATCTCGGTTGATGAACGGGTAGACGGAGAGTACCGGCTCAGCAAGTATCAGGTTACCTACGACGTTGGCTACGAGAACGATCAGCTCAAGCTGATCAGCGGCAAGGGTAAAGTCATCAAGCAAGGTGAAGAGCAAGATAAGCCTGTCAAGGCTAAATGA
- a CDS encoding GNAT family N-acetyltransferase: MNVRSFQLSDYRPVTTLLEEVLSEECYEQTMEAFARQLSWDSELVLVAVEESEIVGMIIGTIDNNKGYYYRIAVHTEYRRQGIGKALIQALRQRFEQRNVSKILITADEHNEPVLPLYEAMGYASNDFFRSFQKLSIVAG; this comes from the coding sequence ATGAACGTTCGTTCCTTCCAGTTGTCTGATTACAGACCGGTAACTACACTCCTTGAGGAAGTATTATCCGAAGAGTGTTACGAACAAACGATGGAAGCTTTTGCGCGTCAATTGTCATGGGACAGTGAGCTTGTACTTGTCGCTGTCGAAGAGTCGGAAATTGTAGGTATGATCATCGGCACGATTGATAATAACAAAGGTTATTACTATCGTATTGCTGTTCATACAGAGTATCGTCGCCAAGGAATTGGCAAGGCGCTTATACAAGCTTTGCGGCAGCGCTTCGAGCAGCGCAACGTTTCCAAAATATTAATTACCGCCGACGAGCATAATGAACCGGTGTTGCCGTTATATGAAGCGATGGGTTATGCTTCGAACGACTTTTTCCGTTCATTCCAGAAATTAAGTATTGTAGCAGGCTAA
- a CDS encoding ABC transporter ATP-binding protein — MELNRVTFAYKEKSHTLHEVTASIEEGKITTIIGPNGSGKSTLLGVLSRHYLPQSGEAVLGGKAISAYKPRELARKLAVVHQQNEAPSDITVEKLVAFGRLPHRNMWMPGGEEDDAAIEWALELTGLSGGRKQRLTEMSGGERQRVWIAMALAQRTPILFLDEPTTFLDMFYQYELLELIRRLNVEHGLTIVMVLHDLNQAIRYSDHLLVMKEGKLLLQGPPEFVVTEHTMKEIYGIEVAIRSDERTGMYMVPIGVK; from the coding sequence TTGGAGCTTAACCGGGTGACGTTTGCTTATAAGGAGAAGTCACATACCCTCCATGAGGTGACTGCTTCGATCGAAGAAGGGAAAATTACAACCATTATCGGGCCAAACGGCAGCGGCAAGTCTACCTTGCTTGGCGTATTGTCGCGGCACTACCTGCCGCAAAGCGGGGAAGCGGTGCTGGGCGGCAAAGCGATCTCGGCGTACAAGCCGCGCGAGCTCGCCCGCAAGCTGGCGGTCGTTCACCAGCAGAACGAAGCGCCGTCCGACATAACGGTGGAGAAGCTTGTTGCCTTCGGAAGGCTGCCTCACCGCAATATGTGGATGCCCGGCGGGGAAGAGGACGACGCTGCCATTGAATGGGCGCTGGAGCTGACGGGTTTGTCCGGGGGGCGGAAGCAGCGCTTGACCGAGATGTCGGGCGGAGAGCGGCAGCGCGTATGGATTGCGATGGCGCTGGCGCAGCGTACGCCAATCTTGTTTTTGGATGAACCAACGACCTTTCTGGATATGTTCTACCAATATGAGCTGCTGGAGCTTATCCGCAGGCTGAATGTCGAGCATGGTCTAACGATCGTCATGGTGCTGCATGATCTGAATCAGGCGATCCGCTACAGCGACCATTTGCTTGTAATGAAGGAAGGGAAGCTGCTGCTTCAGGGGCCTCCCGAATTCGTGGTGACGGAGCATACGATGAAGGAGATTTACGGAATCGAGGTTGCCATCCGCAGCGATGAAAGAACGGGTATGTATATGGTGCCGATTGGAGTAAAATAG